One window of the Leptospira ryugenii genome contains the following:
- a CDS encoding glycosyltransferase family 2 protein, protein MKIAVVIPSFRVKKHILDVIRSIGKEVEFIFVVDDCCPESSGEYVVKHCKDKRVQVIFHKQNQGVGGAMVTGYKAALDKNAEIIVKIDGDGQMDPKLLPLFIKPIVDGEADYTKGNRFYNPDFLARMPKLRLIGNGGLSFINKLVSGYWDIMDPTNGYTAIHKFALQMLPLDKIDKRYFFESDMLFRLNIARAVVTDIPMFAVYGEEESNLRIKKVLFEFPVKYLNRLFKRIFYNYFLRDFNLGSLEILFGFSFFSFGVIFGIKQWFHGYYTNTEATSGTVMVAALPIILGFQLVLSALQYDVLSIPKKALVRIGNRFK, encoded by the coding sequence TTTTGTGGTGGATGATTGCTGCCCGGAAAGTTCTGGAGAATATGTTGTTAAGCATTGCAAAGATAAACGGGTGCAGGTTATCTTTCATAAACAAAACCAAGGTGTAGGCGGTGCAATGGTGACAGGGTACAAAGCCGCACTTGATAAAAATGCTGAAATAATTGTGAAGATAGATGGAGACGGACAAATGGATCCGAAGCTTCTTCCTTTATTTATTAAGCCAATTGTTGACGGGGAAGCTGACTATACAAAAGGAAACAGATTTTATAATCCGGATTTTCTGGCTCGTATGCCTAAATTGAGACTTATAGGCAACGGAGGCCTAAGTTTTATTAACAAATTGGTAAGTGGTTATTGGGATATAATGGATCCAACAAATGGCTATACTGCAATTCATAAGTTTGCTCTTCAAATGTTACCTCTCGATAAAATTGATAAACGATATTTTTTTGAAAGTGATATGTTATTCAGGCTTAATATAGCAAGGGCAGTTGTCACTGATATTCCAATGTTTGCAGTTTATGGAGAAGAGGAAAGTAACTTAAGAATAAAAAAAGTACTATTTGAATTCCCAGTGAAATATCTAAATAGATTGTTTAAAAGAATATTCTACAATTATTTTCTTCGTGATTTTAATCTTGGATCATTAGAGATTCTATTCGGGTTCTCGTTTTTCTCATTTGGAGTAATTTTTGGAATTAAACAATGGTTTCATGGCTATTACACAAATACAGAGGCTACTTCGGGAACAGTAATGGTAGCCGCACTGCCAATTATTTTAGGGTTTCAATTAGTACTTTCTGCACTTCAGTACGATGTACTAAGTATTCCAAAAAAAGCTTTAGTAAGAATTGGAAATAGATTTAAATAA
- a CDS encoding glycosyltransferase: MKYEFEDNLSRISSLDKFTKFEYTNNSRLEGLSVVILNLDKPEFILPLVQILVESKKHFRENKLELEILIGDTGSKDPYVLEMYKNAEIKVINGLKYQFSKNNNEVAFAHSKCKWILFMNNDIIFENSRLLFDLYNYAKDSENLGIVGHVLLFQNQSIQHRGIEFLRINHGRDFLPYHIDGGKKEVVCPKEKDFPATTGAFLMIESNLFKMVNGFNERYEKEAQDIDLCLKIKRMGYDIKVLNLAKVYHFENGTRVKGEESTFDRALFVRLWSSFIESSISQ, translated from the coding sequence ATGAAATATGAATTTGAAGATAATCTTTCTAGAATTTCTTCTCTAGATAAATTTACAAAGTTTGAATACACGAACAATTCTCGTTTGGAAGGCTTATCCGTTGTTATTTTAAATTTAGACAAACCTGAATTCATTTTGCCCCTTGTGCAAATATTAGTGGAATCAAAAAAACACTTTAGAGAAAATAAACTCGAGTTAGAAATCCTAATCGGGGATACCGGATCTAAAGATCCATATGTTTTGGAAATGTACAAGAATGCTGAAATTAAGGTAATTAATGGATTAAAGTATCAATTTTCAAAAAATAATAATGAAGTAGCCTTCGCTCATTCAAAATGTAAATGGATTCTTTTTATGAATAACGATATCATTTTTGAGAATTCTCGGCTATTGTTTGATCTTTACAATTATGCAAAGGATTCAGAAAATTTAGGTATTGTAGGTCATGTTCTCTTGTTTCAAAATCAGTCTATCCAGCACCGAGGTATAGAGTTTCTGAGAATTAATCATGGTAGAGATTTTCTTCCTTATCACATTGACGGGGGAAAAAAGGAAGTAGTTTGCCCTAAGGAGAAGGATTTCCCAGCTACTACCGGTGCCTTTTTGATGATAGAGAGTAATCTATTTAAAATGGTGAATGGTTTTAATGAGAGGTATGAAAAGGAAGCCCAGGATATCGATTTGTGCCTGAAAATTAAGAGAATGGGATATGATATAAAAGTATTAAATCTTGCAAAAGTGTATCATTTTGAAAATGGTACTCGTGTTAAAGGAGAGGAAAGTACTTTTGATCGTGCACTTTTCGTTCGTCTTTGGTCAAGTTTTATCGAATCATCAATTTCCCAATGA